The DNA region gcaacactaaaagtttgccttaaggaaaaattctgccttacgagacatacttttggttatgccttaattaaaagtctgccccataaggcatagttccttatggaaaagttttgccccataagacataactaaaaccATGCCTTGAGGAatagttatgccccctccggcataactttagtttttccttaaggactttatgccggatccggcatacaatccaagaggaaaaactaaagttttgccggagggggcagactttgctttgagacatatattttattttttttacttttcaaggcaaacttttaattatgccttaaggaaaaatcctgccttatggggcatacttttagttatgccttaactaaaagtgtaccctataaaatataactaaaagtaggCCCCATAAGATGGAACTTTTCATTGAGGCAACACTAAAAGTtttccttaaggaaaaattctgccttatgaggcatacttttggttatgccttaattaaaagtctgtcccataaggcatagttccttatggaaaagttttgccccataaggcataactaaaactatgccttgaggaaacgttatgcctcctccggcataactttagttttttccTTAAAGACTTtgtgctggatccggcatacactccctctagccctgccttgcgaaattatttttttattttatgcctgagcgtgggttcgaacccagaacctcaggtatccaagctaagggcaaaacttaaagaccacaaatatgaggagcaaaatttaaagaccacaaatatgaggggcaaaatttaaaaaccaccaAAAGAAAAGAAGGCCAATGCGAATTGCCCATTTAATTTTATCCACCTTTGACTTTGTCACATTGTACATGTAGGCTTGCTTACCAGTTACCATAATAAGAAGCCAAGTACAAAAATATCCCAATAGCAGAaaaaccagtttttttttttttttttttttttggcttttcgTTTTCCTTCCACCCCCTTCTTCTTTCCAAAGACAGATAGAGCAGGGAAGAGAGAAGTGTTTTGTGCGAGTCTTTGACTTTAGGTTCTTTCTCCATCTCTTTGGAGGAAGAAAATAGAGACACAGAGAGTGGGTAGTGTACATAAAATTCCAAGAAATGTGGACCGTACCACTTGGAGGGACAACATGTGTAATTGATAACAGTCTGAATCTTGGTATTAACAAGATCCCATTTCCTTTCAAGGCTTCTCCTAAATCTCTCCCAACATCAGGTCCAATTCCTTTCCCTTTCCCTTTTCTATTTGTATTACACCCTCACATATATAAAAGACTTGCTTATTTTTCATTCGGTTTCAAGTCTTGGGAAAGGGATATTTTGTTACTTCATCTTCTTGGAAATTATGGATTGATTTCTTAGAAAGTCACCTTTCttcttgatttcaatttttttcaacAAAGAAAGTGACTTTCTGAGATAATAACTAGTAGTTGAGTCACCTTACGAGAAATCAACTTGGAAATTATCATATACTAGTAGTTGctgtttattttctttttacGTGAAAAAAGAAGCAATAACTTAGTACTGCTAAATTATCTGAACTAAAAGGTCAAATATTTAGGATAGATTATTAATTATGGGCAAAATTCAATTGTTAAAGAATTTGTAAGAGTTGAACTTGCTTACATGACTTGTGTACGAAAAAGTTACTTGCGAACTTATTAAGAACTTTAACATATCTTTGGTAAGTTTTTGCTGATTGGATCTGCCCCGAGAGTAACAGACCGTCCAAGCCGAACTTGGGGAAGGTAGAATGAGCTCACAATTAGAGGCCCGAAGAGTTTTTGTATCTGTTACTCTCTCACATTCTATCTAAAAGGGAGATTGATTCTCCCTACAAAATGAGTTTAGGGAAAAGAGGTGCCTTTGTTAAAGGATAAAGTATTTTCTGTCGATAGCGAACCAAATGACCAGAGGATCATCCACCTAGTCTAACTCAATTCACCATTttgaacctttttttttaatgacatgggaacccgcagccgctacccttcgggtgcgcacacggtaaacccagctcctgtgcaatagctcgtaaaccacacaggagagataacccgcactaggcaagcctcgTGCCTAGTTTTTCTGTACGAGCTCCTATGGAAGTCCTTTCGAAACTTTGTGGACGTTCATGCTTGCCTTAGTTGTCTTCTGACATATCTGGTGAACCGTCTAGTGTTATTATGAATTTCTAAAGACCAGCACATACACAAATGTGATGATTGATGGCTAGCATATAGTAATCTTGGAAAATTATACTGAGAACTTTGGATTAAAAAGAGCCAGAATTCTTTGATGTTACTGAATTTGGCAGTGCTGGAGGATGGAGCACCCTGAAGATTTGTAGGAGTTTCATAAGctaagaaaattcaaatgggTTAGTGTTCTTTGCCAATGTTGCAAGTGCCATTGGATGGATGACTATGACGTGGCCTTGATTAATAAATGAGTAGCCTGCAACAGAAAGCATTGCAGACTATCCTCGGGGAGGTCTCTAATAGTGAAGTTAGGCTACAATAAATGTTAAATTATTATGACTGTATCAATGCTGGAATAGTTTCCCAGATCAGCAATTGGGAGTATTTATAGTATGGTTATGTGAAAAATATTCTTTAGCCTTGTATTTTAATGGGAAAAGATGACTTGATAAAACGTGATCAGGTGTCAGCTTGAGCCTGGTACATCTCCCCGCATTATTTTAGAAATGGAAAGAATCTCTATTGAGTGCAACTGATGCAAGTTACTTAGGGTGGTGAaatgttttatgttttgtttttgtGTTACATTATTCTCAATTGGTTTTGCCATGTAATTTGGTATCGTATTACTTGCTGTTGTTCGGGCATATGAAGACGAGATGCACAAATGCCCCAGTGAGGagatgtgagaggttggctatggtgGGTCTGAGGAGAGATAGAgataggccgaaaaagtattggggagaggtgattagacaggacatggtaCACTTTCAGCTTACtaaggacatgaccctagataggaggatatggaggtcgaggattagggtagaGTAGGTAGTCGAGCGTTGTCTACTTCTCCTTatcaaaattattattattattagtattactcTTCTATTATCTTATTCTTCAATTTTTATCATCACCCGTTGTTTCCTTTGCATCGGTAGCATATTACTTGCTGTTGTTACTATTCTTTTCTCCATTATTTTCAATATGACTTCTTCACTACTGTATTTCCTTTTCAAACCTACTTTGAATCGCTTTACTTGAGTCGTGgatcttccggaaacagcctctctaccttcacaaggtaggggtaaggtctgcgcacacaccaccctcctcagaccccacttgtgagattacactgggtatgttgttgttgttgttggttttgccATATAGTTAGGCTTATCATATTCATCTACATCTAATTGAGTGGTTTCTTTTCTCTAACAGGTCTATGTAGGGCCAGTCAAGTTGCTGAGCTTTTTCCAACTATATCACCTGAGGTTTATGTTAGGGAGGCAAGGGTAGAGGACTGCTGGGAAGTGGCTGAGACTCATTGCAGCTCCTTCTTCCCTGAATACTCTTTCCCTCTAGATTTTGTGTTGAGAATTGACAGGCTGATTGCAATGCTTTTTGGATTCTCCATCCCAATTGGATGCCAGAGAACTTGTCTTGTTGCTGTTGTTGGCAGCAGAGATGAAGAGGCTTGCTTATTTGGAGGATTTGATGGACGATTGAGTCTCAACAAGGGTTACGTGACTGGAGTATTGACTGTAGATACTGTAGCTGATTTCCTTCCCAGAAAAGGACCCTTGCGCCAGAGAAGGTCAGTTGTGTCTTGGATACTAGTCTTATTTTAATAATTGGCCGTTCCATAAAATGCTAGTTTATGGCTAACCATTACTATCATTCATTCAATACCCTGATGCTATTTGGACTTGATCCGTGACCTGTACAGACTTTCAGTCTTAGAAAATTCCTGATGAAGTGCTCTTCTGTTCCCTTCCCCAACAGAATTTCCCCTTTTGGTTATTGAGTGAAGTGATTCTTCCCATTCCATATTACTAATCAAGCTGGCAGAAATTGGCTGTAGATCTATGTCATAGAATAAGTAGTTAACTATATTGAGTTAGGAAAAGCTAATAGATAAAAAATGCTCCCAGGCACTAATCCCAAGATTTCTTTCTAGGGTCCCTTCTGGGTCTTAGAATCCCTTTCTGGTGGTCTTCAACTACCGGAATCTTCATCCATTTTAATTTTTGAAAGCCTTTTTTCATTATGGAAAATCATATTTATTTTAGATTAGGGGGGAAATCTTATGACCTAACGGAAACCAAGTCTTCCAGTGAAACTTGGTTTGAGTGGGTGGAAAGTGCAAGACTTCACTTAAGGAGGATGATATTGAGTAAGGGAGCCCTCTGGTGGTTATGCAGAAGGATGAAGGAAGCATCAGAAATCAGGGGTAAGATGTTCAAGATATGGAAGGGCAAGGATGTCTCTACCAACATCTTTTGCTCTTTGAAGTTCAACAAGTTTGGTCGGTTTCTGTCTGTTATTACAGTTAATGGTCATACAAGAACTGTCATTATTATCCCAGAGAACAAGGCCAATGAGGGGTGGTTGGGGCTGGTTGATCGCATTGAAAGCTTCATAAATAGGGGGTCTTTAATGAACCACTCAGTTCCAGTAACAGGGGAGATACATCATCAGTCTTTGAGGGGAGAAGCAAGCTACAAAGAAGCTGTCAATAAGAGCAGATGGGCATTGCAGGAGGCAGGAGCCAGCTGTCTCCACAGAGCAGAAAATTCTGACAGTTTCATCTTGTCCTTGTGAAAAAGATATTTTACAGAGATGCCTTATACGGAGTTTTGCAGAATGTGACGAGATTCCCGCAAGGAATGATGTGAGAAAATGGGCTCAACAAACATGGAAAGGAGTTCATAATATTCAGGTATTTGACATGAATGGTATTCAGTTTCTGTTTGAGTTCCAGTCAAGGAAAGATGCAGAGCACATTCTTATGGGCAACTGGAAGAGGCAAGGAAAGCAGCTAAAGGTAGATTGGTGGTCACCGACGGCAGGGGCATATCCAGACCACTACAAGTTCGAGTGGTTCTGGATACGAATTCTAGGTTTACCTCTCCAACTATGGTCAGATAATATCATGaaagagataggaaataaatGTGGGGGGTGGCTTGAAACAGAAGAGGAGAACATGCTGAAAAATCATCTTCGATGGgcccaaatcaaagtggaaggaTCCATGGATAATATTCCCAGAGAAGTTGAGATTGCGAATGGTGGATCGATTTTTTCTCTCCCAGTTTGGATTGAAGCTCTGGCGAGATTTCGAAAATTGGAGGTGGGGGAGTTCGAGAACCTAGGTGTCAGTCCTAGGTTGGAAAAGGAAGGGGAAAAGCCTGTGGAATTGTCCTTGGAGATGTTGACTTCACAGAACTTTGGGATTAGGAGAGAAGGCAAAGATCCTTTGGTTAATGAAATGGTTATAAAGGACACTGTGGGGTCCAGTAGTAATGTGGAAAGAGAGGAAGGATCTAAGGAAAACCCTAAAGGGGACTCATTTAAAACCATTTTGGAATTTACTAGTGGGCCAGCAAACTTTGGGCCATTTAAGTTTACAGCCCGggtaataaaatttaaaaaagggGAGCCCAAAAAGCCTTTAGTTGTTGAGCCTTTTACCAAGTTTATTAACACAAACTTGGTTGCACATCAACGCTCTTCAACTTTTGACTGTGATGCAGAGGAGGATTTGATGAGAATTACTCCACCAACAGTTACAGAAATCACGACACAAAAAGGGGAAGATGTCATGCATGTAGATTCCGACTCGGATCACGAAGATAGTGCAATGGAGATTATCAGTATGCAACCGTATCTTGATGAGGAGAAGACTGGGGTCGAGAGGGATACTACAATGCAATTGGAGATGAGCAAAAAATCAATTCCACTTCAAATCGAAGAAGGAATCAGTGAACTGGAGATCGAAAATAGAGCTACTTTGTGGGTTCATTCAAATGTGATCAGAATGAGCAAAGAATTCGGAGCAACGTTCAAAGGTTGTGAAGAAATAGCATTGGAAATTTTTATGAGAATTGATCAAAAGAGGGGTGCTTCTCAGCAGGATGATAAAGGTGCCTGTTCTGAAAACAGGTTGAATATTATACCAAAAGAAGTTAGGAATTTAGCTTTCGATATGAAGTTCAAGGATGGGGAGCCAAGAAGTAGAGGGAGAAACACATCATTAAACATCAAATGAGGCTAAAATAATGTCATGGAATGTGAGGGAGTTAAACATGGTGCGAAAAAGGGATTTAGTCGGGGGAATAATCCAACAAGGGGGGCAGATTTTAATGTTTTACTAGAAACCAAATTAGGGGGGTTGAAGTGAACTTATTACATCAATTATGGCGCAACAGATGGATGGGGGGAGGTACATATGGATGCAATAGGGAGGAGTGGAGGTATTGTGGTGATCTGGGATAAAAGATACTGGATAGGGGAGCTAGTGGAGTGTGGTGACCAGATGCTAACATGTAAGTTTACTGGTATCAATCAGGAACTTGGTTTTTGAGTGCTGTCTGTGCAGTTTGTGATAGAGTGGTAAGAAGGGAGCTTTGGTGGGAATTGGCTGCTGTTAGGAGTTTATGTGAGGGACCTTGGGTAATATGTGGTGATTTTAACATTACCAGATACCCTTCCGAGAGAGCAAATTGCAAGAGAATCACAGGAGCAATGGCAGAATTTTCCGAATGGATCAATGACATGGAATTGGTTGATCCTCCTTTATTTGGAGGATCATATACTTGGAGAAGAGGAGAAAATCATAGGAGTGCGTGAAGACTTGATAGGTTCCTGTACTCCAGTCAATGGGAGGAAATATTTATGCAGATCAAACAATCAACTTTTCCCAAGGTTGAATCAGATCATAATCCAGTTTTGCTTACATACGGAGACATGGATTTAAAGAAGTCATACTTCAAATTTGAACAATGGTGGCTAGGAGTGGGGGGTTTTAAGGACAAAGTGCAAGACTGGTGGAATTCTTTCATTGTGGATGGCACACCTCCTTTCATTTTGGCATCTAAGTTGAAGTAACTAAAGGAAAAACTGAAGAGTTGGGGCAAAGAAAACAGAAACAATTGGAAACAGAGGAGAGAAGACATCTTGAACCAGGTATCCAGTTTTGAAAATATTCAGGAACAGAGATCTCTTATAGAGGATGAGCTACTTCAAAAAACTCATCTTGCTATGGAGTTTGAGGAGGTAGTTAGGAATGGGGAAATAGCATGGAGACAGGTCGAGAATTCAGTGGCTAAAAGACAAAAATACCAAGTTCTTTCACAGGATGGCCACAGCTCATAAGAGATTCAATTCTATTAAGTCTTTGGATATAGAAGGAGTCACAGTTACTGATTCAGAACAGATCAAAGGGGCACTTCCGAGTTTTTATCAGAAGCTATACAGTGAAACAGAAGATTGGAGACCTAGATTTAATCTTACCGGAAATGCTGTTATTGATAATAAGGAGCAGGAATGGCTACAAAGATAATTCGAAGAGGAGGAAGCTCTTAGTTGTATCAAATTATGTGCTAGTGACAAGGCTCCTGGACCTGATGGGTTTACAATGAGCTTTTATCAGACTTTTTGGGATTTGCTGAAAGTTGATATCATGGGGACCCTTCAACATTTCCACCAGCATCAGGTTTTCGAAGAGAGCTTTAATGCTACCTATGTGGCTTTAATCCCCAAGAAGAATGGTGCAGCTGAACTCAGAGATTTCAGACCAATAAGTCTCATAAGTGGTATTTACAAAATAATTGGTAAGGTATTAGCAGAAAGACTTAAAAAGGTGGTGCATAAGCTAGTCAACAAACACCAAATGGCATTTATTAAAGGGAGGCAAATTATGGATGCAGCACTCATAGCAAGTGAATGTGTGGACTCAAGAATGAGAAGTGTAGAACCTGGCATCATGTGTAAGCTAGACATTGAAAAGGCTTATGACCATGTTAATTGGGATTATCTTATGAGTATATTGAGGCAAATGGGGTTTGGAGCAAGATGGTTGAAGTGGATGGGCTTCTGTATCAAAACTGTCTGGTTCTCTATACTTGTGAATGGAGAACCTGTGGGTTTTTTCCCTTCTGAAAGAGGACTCAGGCAAGGCTGGTCCTCTTTCACCTTTCCTATTCA from Lycium barbarum isolate Lr01 chromosome 10, ASM1917538v2, whole genome shotgun sequence includes:
- the LOC132613628 gene encoding GCN5-related N-acetyltransferase 4, chloroplastic isoform X1, which gives rise to MWTVPLGGTTCVIDNSLNLGINKIPFPFKASPKSLPTSGLCRASQVAELFPTISPEVYVREARVEDCWEVAETHCSSFFPEYSFPLDFVLRIDRLIAMLFGFSIPIGCQRTCLVAVVGSRDEEACLFGGFDGRLSLNKGYVTGVLTVDTVADFLPRKGPLRQRRNKGSQTSKETKKVFYKRYRRSFRRSTSLGHLFSYFDCSFVPEPSLWYNSLMLNSYEFIWVRRGPVPPYDTVITLRGLWTFVWVCLWLLTRFMIMTYVWGVPIRNGSLVGLHIYVCLVCCISWQPCRLA
- the LOC132613628 gene encoding GCN5-related N-acetyltransferase 4, chloroplastic isoform X3; protein product: MWTVPLGGTTCVIDNSLNLGINKIPFPFKASPKSLPTSGLCRASQVAELFPTISPEVYVREARVEDCWEVAETHCSSFFPEYSFPLDFVLRIDRLIAMLFGFSIPIGCQRTCLVAVVGSRDEEACLFGGFDGRLSLNKGYVTGVLTVDTVADFLPRKGPLRQRRNKGSQTSKETKKVFYKRISTIGQQVQVIIRLNAKGTDVHFGDPPA
- the LOC132613628 gene encoding GCN5-related N-acetyltransferase 4, chloroplastic isoform X4 produces the protein MWTVPLGGTTCVIDNSLNLGINKIPFPFKASPKSLPTSGLCRASQVAELFPTISPEVYVREARVEDCWEVAETHCSSFFPEYSFPLDFVLRIDRLIAMLFGFSIPIGCQRTCLVAVVGSRDEEACLFGGFDGRLSLNKGYVTGVLTVDTVADFLPRKGPLRQRRNKGSQTSKETKKVFYKR
- the LOC132613628 gene encoding GCN5-related N-acetyltransferase 4, chloroplastic isoform X2 → MWTVPLGGTTCVIDNSLNLGINKIPFPFKASPKSLPTSGLCRASQVAELFPTISPEVYVREARVEDCWEVAETHCSSFFPEYSFPLDFVLRIDRLIAMLFGFSIPIGCQRTCLVAVVGSRDEEACLFGGFDGRLSLNKGYVTGVLTVDTVADFLPRKGPLRQRRKEIAYISNVAVRERYRRKGIAKKLIMKAEAQARSWGCRAIALHCDISNPGATKLYIGQGFRIVKVPEGAKWPQPKTSPNMQFGFLMKLLDI